The Paracoccus sp. MA DNA segment GTGCCCTGCGCCACCTCGGCCAGCCGCGCGATTTCGCGGATGGTCGCCTCTTCATAGCCGCGCGACAGGAAAAGCGCCCGCGATGCCTCGCGAATGCGGCGCAGCTTGTCGCGCTTGCCGATCTCGGTACGTGAGAGCTGTTCATGCTTCATCGGGATGACCGTGCTCATTCATGATCAGGCGCAACTTGTCGCATGGGTGGGGTGCTGTCAAACCGGCAATAAATCAAGATCATATTAATTTGGTGAATACTGTTGAATGGATCCATTGAATTTGACAGCCGGCGGGTTTGCTCGCAAGGAATGAGCGCACTCATTTTTAAGGGCGCGCACCCGCGTCCCCGGATTCAGGAGGAGACCCGACATGATGACCAATGTGCTGCTTGAGGCGCAGAGCCTTGTCGCCCGGCCCGATGGGCTGGCGATCGGCCTGCGGCTGCCCTGGTATCGCAGCCTGCCGCTGTCGGTGATCCAGCTGGACGGGCTGCGCATCGACGGTTCCGATATCCCCGGGGAAAAGCTGCGTTTCGAACTGAACGGCAAGCTGCGCCCGCTGGCCGAGATGGCCGATCTGACCGGGGAATACTGGTTCGTGCAGGACAGCCTGGTGCTGGTCGCCGATCAGGCTGTCGCCGCCGGAGGGGAACACGAGGTCGATGTGACCCTGTCCTTCTACCCCCCTTATATCGCCGATTTCCGCCGCAAGTCGCGCGGCATCGCCCGGATGAAGGCCAACTGACATGACCAAAGCGCATATCGAACTCGGCACCTCGATCTATTCCTTCACCAATGAATGCCACGGCCGGCAGATGAGCTGGCAGGACATGATCCGGCTGGTGGACGAGAAAAAGCTGGGCACGCAGATCGAGGTGGTGGGCTTCCAGTCCTTCCGCAGCTTCCCCGATGTCTCGGACGCCGAGGCGGACGCCTTCCAGGCGGTGATGGCAGAAACCTCGCAGACCGCGAATTGCCTGGGCATCAATGCCGACCGCTTCATGAAGCCGAACCAGCCCATCACGGACGACGCGATGGTGGATTATCACGAACGCCAGATCCGCTCGGCTGCGAAACTGGGCTTCCGCGCCGTGCGCTACCAGAACACCGCGACCCCCGCCGTGATCCGCCGCTGCGTGCCGCTGGCCGAGAGGCTGGGCGTCAGGCTGGGGCTGGAAATCCACGCTCCGCACAGTCCCAGCCATCCCGACATCATCGCCTATCGCGAGATGTATGCCGAGGTGGACAGCGAGATGCTGGGCTTCATTCCCGATTTCGGCGCCACCGCCCGCGACGTGCCGCAGATCCATGTCGATTATTTCCGCAACGTGGTCGGCGCGCCGGAAAGCGCCATCCGGAAGGCGCTGGAAATCTGGCATGACGACAGCTACGAGCCCTTCCAGCGCTTCGGCGTCTTCATGGGCTGGTGCGCGCAGAACGGCATCGAGGATCGCCACGGCGTCGAGCTGATGATCATCTTTGGCATCATCAACCGCGTCGATCCGGCCGTCTGGGCCGAGATCATGCCGCAATGCTTCCACATCCACGGCAAGTTCTACGACATCGACGCCGAGGGGCGCGAAGCCGCCATCGACTATGACAAGACGCTGAAGGTGTTTCTGGACAACGGCTTCAGCGGCACGATGTCCTGCGAATGGGAAGGCCACATGGTCAATGACAAGGCCGCCCTGCCGCGCATCGAGGCTTGGCACCGGATGTGCCGCGACATCATCGCGAAACATGCGTGAGGCGGCAGGATGGCCTATGACTACATCATCGTCGGCGCCGGCTCGTCGGGCTGCGTGCTGGCCAATCGCCTGTCCGAGGACCCCGGCAACCGGGTTCTGCTGATCGAGGCCGGCGGCGACAATCAGGACCGCTTCATCAAGATGCCGGGCGGTTTCATGAAGATCTTCGGCAACCCAAGGTTTTTCTGGTTCTTCCCGATCAAGCCGCAGCTGGGTCGCCCGGCCGAGACATGGACCTATGGCCGCGGCCTTGGCGGCTCTTCGGCGGTGAACGGCACCTGGTATCTGCGCGGCATGGCGCGCGACTATGACAACTGGGGCCAGAGCGGCCTGCACGAATGGTCCTGGTCGCAGATGCTGCCCTGTTTCGAATGGATGGAAAACTATCGCGAAAAGGGCGCCGACAGGACGCGCGGCAGGAACGGCCCCTTGCAGATCACCATGTCCACCTATCGCTCGAAGGTGATGGAGGCCATCGTCAAGGCGGGCGAGACGCTTGGTCTGAAATGGCTGGACGACATCAACGCGCCCAGGACCGACGGCATGGGCTGGTCGCAGTTCACCGTGAACCGCCGGGCGGTGCGCGCCTCCTCCTACGAGGCGTTTCTGGCGCCGATCCGCAAGAGCCGGCCGAACCTGACCATCGTGACCGATACGCTGGTCGACCGCGTGCTGATCAAGGACAGCCGCGCCACCGGCGTCGAATGCCGCCAGAACGGCCGCAAGGTCACCTTCGAGGCGACCCGCGATGTCATCCTCTCGGCCGGGGTCTATACCTCGCCCAAGATCCTGCAACTCTCGGGCGTGGGCGATCCCGAGCTGCTGGCGCGGCACGGCATTCCGGTCAAGGCGCCCCTGAAGGCCGTGGGGCGCAACCTGTCGGACCATGCCATGGTCACTCTGACCTATGACCTGCATGGCGATCCGGGCATGAACTGCGAGTTCAGGGGCTGGCGCCTCTACAAGAACGCGCTGCAATATTTCCTGACCCGGACCGGCAAGCTGGCGCGGGTGGGGATGCCGATCACCATGCTCTACGCCCCCGACGGCGACCGGGAATGGCCCGATTTCCAACTGGGCGCGGGGCCCTTCGCCATGCGCTCGTCGAAAGAGATGAAATCCGAACCCGGGCGCGGCCCGATCTCGGACGAGCCGGGGATCATGTTCTCGGGCTTTCACCTGCGGCCGAAGAGCCTCGGCTCGGTGGCGATCACCTCTCCCGACCCGGACGCGCCGCCCGAGGTCGAGGCCGGCTGGTGGAGCGACCCCGAGGGTTACGACCGCAAGATGGCCGTCGAACTGGTCGCGACCCTGCGCCGCATGGCGGCGAGCGAGCCGCTGAAGCCCTTTGTCGGCAAG contains these protein-coding regions:
- a CDS encoding DUF6379 domain-containing protein, whose amino-acid sequence is MMTNVLLEAQSLVARPDGLAIGLRLPWYRSLPLSVIQLDGLRIDGSDIPGEKLRFELNGKLRPLAEMADLTGEYWFVQDSLVLVADQAVAAGGEHEVDVTLSFYPPYIADFRRKSRGIARMKAN
- a CDS encoding sugar phosphate isomerase/epimerase; translation: MTKAHIELGTSIYSFTNECHGRQMSWQDMIRLVDEKKLGTQIEVVGFQSFRSFPDVSDAEADAFQAVMAETSQTANCLGINADRFMKPNQPITDDAMVDYHERQIRSAAKLGFRAVRYQNTATPAVIRRCVPLAERLGVRLGLEIHAPHSPSHPDIIAYREMYAEVDSEMLGFIPDFGATARDVPQIHVDYFRNVVGAPESAIRKALEIWHDDSYEPFQRFGVFMGWCAQNGIEDRHGVELMIIFGIINRVDPAVWAEIMPQCFHIHGKFYDIDAEGREAAIDYDKTLKVFLDNGFSGTMSCEWEGHMVNDKAALPRIEAWHRMCRDIIAKHA
- a CDS encoding GMC family oxidoreductase yields the protein MAYDYIIVGAGSSGCVLANRLSEDPGNRVLLIEAGGDNQDRFIKMPGGFMKIFGNPRFFWFFPIKPQLGRPAETWTYGRGLGGSSAVNGTWYLRGMARDYDNWGQSGLHEWSWSQMLPCFEWMENYREKGADRTRGRNGPLQITMSTYRSKVMEAIVKAGETLGLKWLDDINAPRTDGMGWSQFTVNRRAVRASSYEAFLAPIRKSRPNLTIVTDTLVDRVLIKDSRATGVECRQNGRKVTFEATRDVILSAGVYTSPKILQLSGVGDPELLARHGIPVKAPLKAVGRNLSDHAMVTLTYDLHGDPGMNCEFRGWRLYKNALQYFLTRTGKLARVGMPITMLYAPDGDREWPDFQLGAGPFAMRSSKEMKSEPGRGPISDEPGIMFSGFHLRPKSLGSVAITSPDPDAPPEVEAGWWSDPEGYDRKMAVELVATLRRMAASEPLKPFVGKERVPGPGYQSEDAVAEELKWMLSPGLHGTGTCSMGTDPETSVLDSRCRVHGVRGLRVVDCSTMPTTVSGNTNGPAMAIAVRAAELILQDACA